In Pseudodesulfovibrio sp. JC047, the following proteins share a genomic window:
- a CDS encoding trypsin-like peptidase domain-containing protein, whose protein sequence is MRRFVSVTLLSVCFLFLLTACKAPQGGGGNSYSMFYSPADHVSELMVKGAYTEASTIYGNERTWFQAQGDDPDVQALLTNLASHLKGVYEPELRRTMAEVQKLTWPASSDTWSGIKAALAALERQVVSAESVPLFKNPEYGYPLIQNARQQLETKRTEIAQYAPTAFTLYPINADKNFFAEYPVNLQDQDFLQKQKTLWAKKVQCATSKELLHMHKTYGDVLPADMQKELAQTYFRKLCPNVEKADFAAITTAYDAVLDAGMQLDAIPGIKIAFIDVTSETLKKRGVIEFPVGVEMDMPIKALNEDLKKGFESKAVKSADIIILFNLAATRTSRKVDTSTHVKSTYLAGYTKVNNPEWDILQVELQQSNMEIMTNSNTQLPTSTGNPYMDLGNALANWESETKVDEAKERIEELKKKVRTTPRFIDEPVYDPYRFQRVEMDVLKTGSIQYYIIDKRKKTYYSDFFDVTSKEFFTVAYQLQETDPNLEEYMSTNVTEKMVDQFEKEAISVKLSELLSNYSDNKAKTRRYRSLASIRKDVVKNRNVALASMKEKEYGFDKHADKRFESVLIVQNSSSLGTGFYVTDDIVLTNYHVVEEQKFIELKKWGDLETFGKVIAKDVRLDLALIKVQDRGIPVVFYDKKNVKIGETVEAIGHPHGMSFTLSRGVISTVRTSPGISGVAGNPILFIQTDAPINPGNSGGPLFLGNRVIGVNDYCVTKDISEGLNFSIHYSEVFKFLNENHIKYQKG, encoded by the coding sequence ATGCGGCGTTTTGTTTCGGTGACCCTATTGAGTGTGTGTTTCTTGTTTTTGTTGACAGCGTGTAAGGCTCCTCAGGGAGGTGGTGGCAATTCCTATTCCATGTTTTACAGCCCCGCAGATCATGTTTCGGAATTGATGGTGAAAGGGGCCTATACTGAAGCTTCAACCATCTATGGAAATGAACGAACATGGTTTCAGGCACAAGGGGATGACCCGGACGTGCAGGCCTTGCTGACGAATCTGGCGTCACATCTGAAAGGAGTGTACGAGCCAGAATTGCGGCGGACCATGGCCGAGGTCCAAAAGCTGACTTGGCCGGCCTCAAGCGATACCTGGTCTGGAATCAAAGCGGCTTTGGCGGCTTTGGAAAGGCAGGTTGTTTCGGCTGAGAGCGTGCCATTGTTTAAGAATCCCGAGTATGGTTACCCCCTTATTCAGAATGCCCGGCAACAGCTGGAAACCAAGCGGACTGAAATCGCACAATATGCACCGACCGCTTTTACCCTGTATCCCATCAATGCGGACAAGAATTTCTTTGCCGAGTATCCGGTAAATTTGCAGGATCAGGATTTTTTGCAGAAACAGAAGACACTGTGGGCAAAAAAAGTGCAGTGCGCCACGAGTAAAGAGCTTTTGCATATGCACAAGACATATGGAGATGTGCTGCCTGCCGACATGCAAAAGGAGTTGGCCCAGACATATTTCAGGAAATTGTGTCCGAATGTTGAGAAAGCCGATTTTGCCGCGATTACGACTGCGTATGACGCGGTTTTGGACGCAGGGATGCAGTTGGACGCGATTCCCGGGATCAAAATTGCATTTATTGATGTGACGAGTGAGACGCTCAAGAAAAGAGGGGTCATCGAATTCCCTGTTGGTGTGGAGATGGACATGCCGATCAAGGCCTTGAACGAGGACTTGAAAAAAGGATTTGAAAGCAAGGCTGTCAAATCGGCGGATATCATTATCCTGTTCAACCTTGCCGCCACGCGAACCTCTCGCAAGGTCGATACGAGTACGCATGTCAAATCCACCTATTTGGCCGGGTACACCAAAGTGAACAATCCGGAATGGGATATCTTGCAAGTGGAATTGCAACAATCAAATATGGAAATAATGACCAATTCCAATACGCAATTGCCAACGTCAACCGGCAATCCGTACATGGACTTGGGCAATGCTCTGGCGAATTGGGAAAGTGAGACGAAAGTGGATGAAGCCAAGGAGCGCATTGAAGAATTGAAGAAGAAGGTCAGGACAACGCCTCGATTTATTGACGAGCCGGTGTATGATCCATATCGCTTTCAGCGGGTCGAGATGGATGTCTTGAAAACCGGCTCCATTCAGTATTACATCATCGATAAACGGAAAAAGACGTATTATTCCGATTTTTTTGACGTCACTTCAAAGGAATTTTTCACGGTTGCCTATCAGTTGCAGGAAACGGATCCCAACCTTGAAGAATACATGAGCACCAATGTGACGGAAAAAATGGTCGATCAATTTGAAAAAGAGGCCATTTCCGTGAAGCTTTCCGAGCTGTTGAGCAATTATTCTGACAACAAGGCCAAGACCAGACGGTACAGGTCTCTTGCGTCCATTCGAAAGGATGTGGTGAAAAATAGAAATGTCGCACTCGCCTCCATGAAAGAGAAGGAATATGGATTTGACAAACATGCGGACAAACGGTTCGAGAGTGTGCTGATCGTTCAGAATTCAAGCAGTCTCGGCACAGGTTTTTACGTGACGGATGATATTGTTCTGACCAATTATCATGTCGTTGAAGAACAGAAATTCATCGAATTGAAGAAATGGGGTGATTTGGAAACCTTTGGAAAGGTCATAGCCAAGGATGTGCGGTTGGATCTTGCGCTTATCAAAGTACAGGATCGGGGAATTCCCGTGGTTTTTTATGACAAGAAGAATGTGAAAATCGGAGAGACTGTTGAGGCCATCGGCCATCCTCACGGGATGTCTTTCACGTTGTCGCGGGGAGTTATTAGTACCGTCCGCACATCACCGGGCATTTCCGGCGTGGCAGGAAATCCCATTTTGTTTATTCAGACGGATGCGCCAATCAATCCCGGGAATTCAGGTGGGCCACTGTTCTTGGGTAATCGGGTTATTGGCGTCAATGACTATTGCGTCACCAAGGATATTTCCGAGGGATTGAATTTCAGCATCCATTATTCCGAAGTTTTCAAATTCCTGAATGAAAATCATATCAAGTACCAAAAGGGGTAG
- the trmFO gene encoding methylenetetrahydrofolate--tRNA-(uracil(54)-C(5))-methyltransferase (FADH(2)-oxidizing) TrmFO, protein MAHVAIVGGGLAGTECAWQLAEAGIAVTLYEMKPGKRSEAHTEDGLAELVCSNSFRATGPAAAIGLLKEEMSSLGSLVMKAAFATQVPAGGALAVDRTLFSQYITDAIENHDSITVVHQEIQSLDASELQGHDAVVIAAGPLASESLTESLMTAVGNQRLYFYDAIAPIISRDSVDFDKAFWGSRWKPEDDDDYLNCPMNEAEYKAFVTALLEGEKVQPRDFEKEIHFEGCLPVEAMAERGEMTLAFGPLKPVGFEDPKTGDRPFAIVQLRTENADKTAFNLVGFQTKLKYPEQKRIFRMIPGLEQAEFLRLGSIHRNTYVNAPDVLENSLQLKNRPGVYLAGQITGVEGYLESAACGLWLGLSLGTNMNGSSLEEPPVETAIGALLGHLKAVPDKRFQPSNVNFGLMPGLQKKMKKKLRKEAYGVRAKEAFQTWIASVGLNR, encoded by the coding sequence ATGGCACATGTGGCGATAGTTGGCGGAGGACTGGCCGGAACCGAGTGCGCCTGGCAATTGGCTGAGGCCGGTATTGCGGTGACGCTTTATGAAATGAAGCCTGGCAAGCGGTCCGAGGCCCATACTGAAGATGGTCTGGCTGAGTTGGTCTGTTCCAATTCCTTTCGGGCAACCGGTCCGGCTGCGGCCATCGGTTTGCTCAAGGAAGAGATGTCCAGTCTGGGCAGTCTGGTCATGAAAGCGGCCTTTGCCACACAGGTCCCTGCCGGGGGAGCCTTGGCTGTGGATCGCACGTTGTTTTCTCAATATATTACCGACGCGATCGAAAATCACGATTCGATCACTGTTGTTCATCAGGAAATTCAGTCGCTTGATGCCTCAGAGCTTCAAGGACATGACGCGGTTGTCATCGCGGCCGGTCCGTTGGCCAGTGAGTCACTGACAGAGAGCTTGATGACAGCGGTGGGCAACCAGCGGTTGTATTTTTACGACGCGATCGCACCGATCATTTCTCGTGATTCCGTTGATTTTGACAAGGCCTTCTGGGGATCGCGGTGGAAACCCGAGGATGATGATGATTATCTGAATTGTCCCATGAATGAAGCGGAGTACAAGGCGTTTGTGACCGCTTTGCTTGAAGGGGAAAAGGTTCAGCCTCGGGATTTTGAAAAGGAAATCCATTTTGAAGGATGCCTGCCAGTCGAAGCCATGGCCGAACGTGGTGAGATGACGTTGGCTTTCGGGCCGCTCAAGCCAGTGGGGTTCGAGGATCCAAAAACCGGGGACCGCCCGTTTGCCATTGTCCAGTTGCGGACCGAGAATGCGGACAAGACCGCTTTCAATCTCGTGGGTTTTCAGACCAAGCTCAAGTACCCGGAGCAAAAGCGGATTTTTCGAATGATTCCTGGGCTGGAACAGGCTGAATTTCTCCGTCTCGGGTCCATTCATCGAAATACCTATGTCAATGCCCCGGATGTCTTGGAAAATTCTTTGCAGCTCAAGAATCGGCCTGGGGTGTACCTTGCCGGGCAGATCACCGGGGTTGAAGGGTATCTTGAATCCGCAGCCTGTGGCTTGTGGCTTGGACTGTCGTTGGGGACGAATATGAACGGTTCATCGCTTGAGGAGCCACCAGTGGAGACCGCGATAGGGGCTTTACTCGGTCATTTGAAGGCCGTCCCGGATAAGCGGTTTCAGCCGTCTAATGTCAATTTTGGTTTGATGCCAGGATTGCAGAAGAAAATGAAAAAGAAATTACGCAAGGAAGCCTATGGAGTGCGTGCCAAAGAGGCTTTTCAGACGTGGATTGCATCTGTCGGGCTTAATCGATAG
- a CDS encoding ABC transporter ATP-binding protein produces the protein MTQPLLDIHKLTTCFSSHQGIAKAVDTVSLSFMQGETLAVVGESGCGKTVLALSILGLIPDPPGRVTEGRILYKGADLLDMTDRELMQVRGNHISMIFQEPMTALNPVFRINDQIAEPLRLHQGLTHNEALDKAVDALEKVGIPNPAAIATSYPHELSGGMRQRVMIAMALACHPDLLIADEPTTALDVTIQAQIIDLMNDLKEKNNGSLMLITHDLGVVARMAQRVAVMYSGKIVELATVAPLYANPLHPYTQGLLASVPTLGNTQRLHAIPGIVPSIFNQPQGCRFHPRCPKAFEKCSQMLPPLFEPEPGHSVRCWLYEA, from the coding sequence ATGACCCAACCCCTTCTGGACATACACAAGCTCACGACCTGCTTTTCCTCACACCAGGGAATAGCCAAGGCGGTGGATACCGTCAGCCTTTCCTTTATGCAAGGAGAAACCCTGGCTGTGGTCGGAGAATCAGGGTGCGGGAAAACCGTACTCGCCCTCTCCATTCTCGGTCTTATACCTGATCCCCCCGGCCGCGTCACCGAAGGACGTATCCTCTACAAAGGAGCCGACCTGCTCGATATGACGGACCGAGAACTCATGCAGGTCAGGGGCAATCACATTTCCATGATTTTTCAAGAACCCATGACCGCGCTCAACCCGGTCTTCCGCATCAACGACCAGATCGCGGAACCGCTTCGGCTCCATCAGGGATTGACTCACAACGAGGCCCTCGACAAAGCGGTTGACGCACTCGAAAAGGTGGGCATTCCAAACCCCGCAGCCATAGCCACATCCTATCCGCACGAACTGTCAGGCGGAATGCGACAACGTGTCATGATCGCCATGGCCCTTGCCTGTCATCCCGACCTTCTCATCGCCGATGAACCGACCACGGCCCTCGACGTCACCATTCAAGCGCAGATCATTGATCTCATGAACGATCTCAAAGAAAAGAACAACGGCTCGCTCATGCTCATCACCCATGATCTGGGGGTGGTGGCCCGCATGGCGCAACGGGTTGCGGTCATGTATTCCGGCAAAATCGTGGAACTCGCCACGGTCGCCCCGCTCTACGCCAATCCATTGCACCCATATACCCAAGGGCTTTTGGCCTCAGTCCCCACATTAGGGAACACGCAACGGCTGCACGCCATTCCAGGTATTGTGCCAAGTATTTTCAATCAACCGCAAGGATGCCGTTTTCATCCCCGATGTCCCAAGGCCTTTGAAAAATGTTCACAGATGCTGCCGCCACTCTTTGAACCGGAGCCAGGCCACTCGGTCCGGTGCTGGCTGTATGAAGCATGA
- a CDS encoding glutaredoxin family protein, producing the protein MNDIKIYALSTCIHCRNAKKYLDECGVKYECVHVDELSGDDRKQIVQEIKDHNPAVSFPTIVIKNTVVVGYHKDKIDAALKGE; encoded by the coding sequence AAATCTATGCGCTTTCAACCTGCATCCATTGCAGAAATGCAAAAAAATACCTCGATGAATGTGGCGTAAAATACGAGTGTGTTCACGTTGATGAACTCTCTGGAGACGATCGCAAACAGATCGTTCAGGAAATCAAAGACCATAATCCAGCCGTTTCCTTTCCTACCATCGTCATCAAAAATACAGTTGTTGTCGGGTACCACAAAGACAAGATCGACGCCGCGCTCAAGGGAGAATAA
- the cbiQ gene encoding cobalt ECF transporter T component CbiQ, translated as MAAITEQFAIGNSFIHRMDPRIRLICGALITIPLAILHTRLPALFGLGFGVLLVVMAQLHLGRVVKRLMVVNAFILFLWFFLPFSLPGDTIWSIGPLHATTQGVNLALLITIKSNAIVLTLMALMGTISVQNLGPALQQLGLPQKLCHLLLFTYRYIFVIHQEYMTMRTAMQARGFKPKTNTHTYRSYAWLVGMILVKSWDRAERVQGAMRCRGFRGRFYSLTTFTTTPTAYVFLFLCILFTARIIQLEFFPGVIP; from the coding sequence TTGGCCGCCATTACTGAACAATTTGCCATTGGCAATTCCTTCATTCATCGTATGGACCCGCGTATCAGGCTGATATGCGGCGCACTTATCACCATTCCCTTGGCAATTCTGCACACCCGGCTCCCGGCTCTGTTCGGACTGGGCTTCGGCGTACTGCTCGTGGTCATGGCTCAATTGCACCTCGGACGAGTGGTCAAACGACTCATGGTCGTCAACGCCTTCATTCTCTTTCTCTGGTTCTTTCTCCCCTTTTCCTTACCCGGAGATACCATTTGGTCTATAGGGCCGTTACACGCGACAACACAAGGTGTGAACCTGGCCTTACTCATCACTATCAAGTCGAATGCCATCGTTCTTACGCTCATGGCCCTCATGGGCACCATTTCCGTTCAGAACCTCGGCCCAGCCCTTCAGCAGTTGGGACTGCCCCAAAAACTGTGTCATCTGCTGCTGTTTACTTATCGATACATCTTTGTCATCCATCAGGAATACATGACCATGCGCACGGCCATGCAAGCCCGTGGTTTCAAACCAAAGACGAATACACACACCTATCGTTCCTATGCCTGGCTGGTCGGCATGATTCTGGTCAAGAGCTGGGATCGAGCCGAACGGGTTCAGGGAGCCATGCGCTGCCGTGGATTTCGTGGCCGATTCTATTCACTGACCACTTTTACGACCACCCCCACAGCCTATGTTTTCCTTTTCCTCTGTATTCTTTTCACGGCACGCATCATTCAATTGGAATTTTTTCCTGGAGTTATACCATGA
- the traT gene encoding complement resistance protein TraT, with translation MFHICKGLRIVMMLVLVVCAGCTASKSRMGMVQAEDGLMYGSAMDKQFIVDSSLFENNKVKLRIRNTSGDAAFDLHGFKRQLEDAYISNGYEPTTGSDFGLLLDINVTYSGQIQENMSNEFGFVGLAGGGVAGAYHPMKKGTMNETIAGGAAGAVAGATIGYILGSYMTDDTYIIKAHVTLATIAPKEDNDGTTIVFGKSRKIKRKKNNFRGYRQRSTVNMAVYAGGRNVHQCEIVDGVRGRMLRILTDII, from the coding sequence ATGTTTCATATATGCAAGGGGCTGCGCATCGTTATGATGTTGGTTTTGGTGGTGTGTGCGGGATGTACTGCGTCCAAAAGCCGTATGGGTATGGTTCAGGCGGAAGATGGGTTAATGTATGGCTCGGCCATGGACAAGCAGTTTATTGTTGATTCAAGCCTTTTTGAGAACAACAAAGTAAAGCTGCGAATCAGAAATACTTCCGGTGATGCAGCCTTTGATTTGCATGGTTTCAAGCGGCAGTTGGAAGATGCATACATATCTAATGGGTATGAACCCACAACCGGGAGTGATTTTGGGCTGTTGCTTGACATCAATGTGACCTATTCCGGTCAGATTCAGGAGAATATGAGCAATGAATTTGGTTTTGTTGGATTGGCCGGTGGAGGTGTTGCCGGAGCCTATCATCCGATGAAAAAGGGCACCATGAATGAAACTATCGCCGGAGGAGCTGCCGGAGCTGTGGCCGGTGCGACCATTGGATATATTCTTGGCAGTTACATGACGGACGACACATATATCATCAAAGCGCATGTCACGCTGGCCACCATTGCTCCCAAGGAAGACAATGACGGGACCACCATTGTTTTTGGCAAAAGCAGGAAGATCAAGCGCAAGAAAAACAATTTCAGAGGCTACCGACAGCGTTCGACGGTCAATATGGCGGTGTATGCCGGTGGGCGAAATGTCCATCAATGCGAGATTGTGGATGGCGTCCGGGGCAGAATGTTACGCATTTTGACCGATATCATCTGA
- a CDS encoding dipeptide ABC transporter ATP-binding protein translates to MPPLLELSNVTKHFKVTSGLLGLQSHLVRAVDGVSLQVEHGETLGLVGESGCGKSTLAKCIMGLEPVTSGTVHFDNKTLSAWDEKALRSKIQMIFQDPYSSLNPRQKIGTIIREGLDIHAIGTKQERREKVQNLLKLVGLRPEQGERYPHEFSGGQRQRVAVARTLALNPKLIVCDEPVSALDVSVQAQVLGLLKDLQTQFGLTYVFISHDLSVVSHIADTVAVMYLGHIMEIGPSPQLFTFPKHPYTQALLSAVLLPDPTNQPDRIALSGDLPSPMNPPTGCPFHPRCPHAFEQCQTDRPHLQKTESGTKVACWLHNA, encoded by the coding sequence ATGCCACCATTGCTTGAACTCTCCAATGTCACCAAACATTTCAAGGTCACCAGTGGCCTTCTGGGCCTGCAATCTCATCTGGTTCGCGCTGTAGATGGTGTCAGCCTTCAGGTTGAGCACGGAGAAACCCTCGGACTGGTCGGCGAATCCGGTTGCGGCAAATCCACATTGGCAAAATGTATCATGGGACTGGAACCCGTGACCAGCGGCACCGTTCATTTTGACAACAAAACGCTTTCGGCCTGGGATGAAAAGGCATTACGCAGCAAGATACAAATGATCTTTCAGGACCCGTATTCATCCCTGAATCCACGCCAGAAAATCGGAACCATCATTCGCGAAGGACTAGACATCCACGCCATCGGGACCAAGCAGGAACGACGGGAAAAAGTTCAAAACCTGCTCAAATTGGTCGGACTCCGCCCGGAACAGGGTGAACGTTATCCCCACGAATTTTCAGGAGGACAACGGCAACGTGTGGCCGTCGCCCGAACCCTGGCCCTGAACCCGAAACTCATTGTCTGTGACGAACCGGTCTCGGCACTGGATGTCTCGGTTCAAGCACAGGTCCTCGGCCTCCTCAAAGATCTTCAAACACAATTCGGCCTGACCTATGTCTTCATTTCCCACGATCTGTCCGTGGTCAGCCACATTGCTGACACCGTGGCCGTCATGTACCTCGGTCATATCATGGAAATCGGGCCAAGCCCCCAGCTGTTTACTTTTCCTAAACATCCTTATACTCAGGCACTTTTATCCGCTGTTCTCCTCCCAGATCCGACCAATCAACCAGACCGAATCGCATTGAGCGGTGACTTGCCCAGCCCCATGAATCCTCCCACCGGCTGCCCGTTTCACCCGCGATGTCCCCATGCTTTTGAACAATGTCAAACAGACCGTCCACACCTCCAGAAAACTGAATCAGGGACCAAGGTCGCCTGTTGGTTGCACAACGCCTGA
- a CDS encoding HD domain-containing protein → MITREEAWTLLKAHNTETSLINHALESEAVMRGLATKLGEDADLWGITGLLHDLDYAVTKHTHDRHGLDSVDMLEGKLPDEALAAIRRHAAEMNGAEAPETTLDYALRCGETVTGLVHAGALVRPTKIEGMKTKSLKKKMKDKAFAASVNRDCIRECDKIGLELGDFLQIAITSVTAIAPQVGLTAE, encoded by the coding sequence ATGATAACACGAGAAGAAGCTTGGACACTCCTGAAAGCACACAACACTGAAACCAGCCTCATCAACCATGCTCTGGAGTCAGAAGCCGTCATGCGAGGCCTGGCCACCAAACTGGGAGAGGATGCAGACCTGTGGGGAATCACCGGCCTGTTGCACGACCTCGACTATGCGGTCACCAAACACACCCATGACCGACACGGCCTGGACAGCGTGGACATGCTCGAAGGGAAGCTTCCGGACGAAGCACTGGCTGCCATCCGGCGTCATGCGGCGGAAATGAATGGTGCAGAAGCGCCTGAAACCACACTGGATTATGCCCTGCGGTGTGGCGAAACCGTCACGGGTCTGGTCCATGCCGGGGCCTTGGTTCGCCCGACCAAGATCGAAGGGATGAAAACCAAGAGCTTGAAAAAAAAGATGAAAGACAAGGCTTTTGCCGCCAGTGTCAACCGTGATTGCATCCGCGAATGTGACAAAATAGGTTTGGAACTGGGAGATTTTCTCCAAATAGCCATTACCTCCGTCACAGCCATTGCCCCCCAAGTGGGCCTGACTGCCGAATAA
- a CDS encoding ABC transporter ATP-binding protein: MTAAIIELKDVSYAFPNRDNALDKLNFHLHQDEKIGLFGPNGAGKTTMLHLLMGLLTPKEGTVHLFGVPMTDLKAFDQARLHIGFLFQHSDDQLFCPTVLDDVAFGPLNQGLSKADAADRAREALHIVGLSEFEDRIPHRMSGGEKKLVALATILAMRPKVLILDEPTTGLSPEAKDRLITILQGLDMARLVVSHDPDFLTATTNRLLAMRDGQIKPGELKPHSHIHVHEEGDVPHQH; the protein is encoded by the coding sequence ATGACCGCTGCAATCATTGAGCTGAAGGACGTCAGCTACGCATTTCCCAACCGAGACAACGCACTGGACAAACTCAACTTTCATTTGCATCAGGATGAAAAAATCGGCCTGTTCGGTCCCAATGGCGCGGGCAAGACCACCATGCTCCACCTCCTCATGGGATTGCTCACCCCCAAGGAAGGGACCGTCCACCTCTTCGGTGTCCCCATGACAGACCTCAAAGCCTTTGATCAGGCTCGACTGCACATCGGTTTTCTCTTTCAACACTCCGACGATCAACTCTTTTGCCCGACGGTGCTTGATGACGTGGCCTTTGGCCCACTCAATCAGGGATTATCCAAGGCCGATGCCGCCGATCGCGCTCGGGAGGCTTTGCACATCGTGGGTCTCAGCGAATTCGAAGACCGAATTCCCCATCGGATGTCAGGGGGCGAAAAAAAACTGGTCGCACTGGCAACCATCCTCGCCATGCGCCCAAAGGTTCTCATCTTGGATGAACCGACCACCGGCCTGTCTCCCGAAGCCAAGGATCGACTGATCACCATCCTTCAAGGATTGGACATGGCTCGACTGGTAGTTTCCCACGACCCGGACTTTCTGACTGCGACCACCAACCGACTCCTTGCCATGCGAGATGGACAGATCAAACCCGGCGAACTCAAGCCGCACAGCCATATCCACGTTCATGAAGAAGGCGACGTGCCACACCAGCATTAA
- a CDS encoding O-acetylhomoserine aminocarboxypropyltransferase/cysteine synthase family protein → MADTHYGPQTISLHAGHTPDAETGARAVPIYQTTAYMFRDTQHAADLFSLKESGYIYTRLNNPTTDVLEKRLAELHGGTGAVAVASGMAAIFYAVTTICSAGQNFVTGSNLYGGTQTLFEYTLKRFGIEARFVDSSDPANVEAAIDENTRLVYSESIGNPRCNVDDLRGLSEVAHRHGIPFILDSTVAPPPVFDPFDFGCDIVVHSLTKIIGGHGVAMGGAIVEKGDFDWGKDMKYPEIAAPDPTYNNVNLWEALGGAAGQPCPAFTAKVRIGLLRDTGATISPHNSFLILQGMETLPIRARQHCENAQKVAEFLETHYAVEWVNYAGLPNHPDHDRAKNTFPLGPGAVFGFGVKGGLAAGRKFIDAVKLCSHLANILDAKTLVIHPATTTHGQSSPEEQLAAGVPPDLIRISVGLENIEDIIEDLDMALMQSQR, encoded by the coding sequence ATGGCCGATACACACTACGGACCGCAAACGATTTCTTTGCACGCGGGGCATACCCCGGATGCGGAAACAGGGGCGCGGGCGGTTCCGATTTATCAGACAACGGCGTATATGTTTCGAGATACGCAACATGCCGCTGATCTTTTTTCATTGAAGGAATCCGGGTACATTTATACCCGATTGAACAATCCAACTACAGACGTTCTGGAAAAACGGCTCGCCGAGCTGCATGGAGGCACGGGAGCCGTTGCTGTCGCGTCCGGCATGGCGGCCATTTTTTATGCGGTGACCACCATTTGTTCGGCGGGGCAGAATTTTGTCACTGGGTCCAATCTGTATGGCGGGACCCAGACCTTGTTCGAGTATACCTTGAAGCGATTTGGCATTGAAGCCCGATTCGTGGATTCCAGTGATCCGGCCAATGTTGAAGCGGCCATCGATGAGAATACCCGGTTGGTCTATAGCGAATCCATTGGCAATCCGCGCTGTAATGTCGATGATCTGCGGGGACTTTCCGAGGTCGCACACCGTCACGGCATCCCGTTTATTTTGGATTCTACGGTCGCACCTCCGCCGGTTTTTGATCCATTTGATTTCGGATGCGATATCGTCGTGCATTCTCTGACCAAAATTATTGGTGGTCATGGCGTGGCCATGGGCGGTGCCATTGTCGAGAAAGGGGATTTTGATTGGGGCAAGGACATGAAATATCCTGAGATTGCCGCACCGGACCCGACGTATAACAATGTGAATTTGTGGGAAGCACTTGGTGGGGCCGCTGGTCAGCCGTGTCCGGCCTTTACGGCCAAGGTGCGCATTGGGTTGCTTCGTGATACCGGCGCGACCATTTCTCCGCACAATAGTTTTCTGATCCTTCAGGGGATGGAAACCCTGCCGATTCGTGCTCGTCAGCATTGTGAAAATGCGCAGAAAGTGGCCGAGTTCTTGGAAACACATTACGCGGTCGAGTGGGTGAATTATGCGGGACTTCCCAATCATCCGGATCATGATCGGGCGAAAAACACTTTTCCCCTCGGCCCCGGAGCCGTGTTTGGCTTTGGCGTCAAGGGCGGTTTGGCCGCTGGGCGGAAATTCATTGATGCCGTGAAGCTCTGTTCCCATTTGGCGAATATTCTGGATGCCAAGACATTGGTCATTCACCCCGCAACCACAACGCATGGTCAATCCTCTCCTGAAGAACAACTGGCAGCGGGTGTTCCGCCGGATTTGATTCGTATCTCTGTGGGGTTGGAAAATATCGAGGATATTATCGAAGATCTGGATATGGCCCTGATGCAATCCCAGCGTTAA
- a CDS encoding ferredoxin-thioredoxin reductase catalytic domain-containing protein, with translation MDAKQLYKMLKKVQEPKGYYFNKDMDMTMPLLESLLTNKDRFGYMACPCRLANGDFEADKDIVCPCTYREEDIKEYGACFCALYVSKEYNDGTIEKAVVPERRPPEKIIF, from the coding sequence ATGGATGCCAAACAATTATATAAAATGCTCAAAAAAGTTCAGGAGCCGAAAGGCTACTATTTCAACAAGGATATGGACATGACCATGCCCTTGCTCGAAAGCCTGCTGACCAACAAGGACCGCTTTGGCTACATGGCTTGTCCCTGCCGTCTGGCCAACGGCGACTTCGAAGCGGACAAGGACATCGTCTGTCCCTGCACCTACCGGGAAGAGGACATCAAGGAATACGGTGCCTGTTTCTGTGCGCTCTATGTCAGCAAGGAATACAACGACGGCACCATTGAGAAAGCGGTTGTTCCTGAACGCAGGCCACCTGAAAAAATCATTTTCTAA